The following proteins are co-located in the Macadamia integrifolia cultivar HAES 741 chromosome 3, SCU_Mint_v3, whole genome shotgun sequence genome:
- the LOC122073167 gene encoding galactomannan galactosyltransferase 1-like codes for MASPPTDQLPLRTAATTVLTAKPQFRNKSSSILTDGIVFIGGSIAAVLLVWALWSFVDHPGPSNFSTSVTETKTTTTPSEVSTAKDDCAVNLRHDPPTPNFYDDPNLSYSVGRGEPMKNWNDKRREWLKQHPSFAAGVEDRILLVTGSQPSPCRNPIGDHLLLRFFKNKVDYCRIHGYDIFYNNALLHPEMRSFWAKIPVVKAAMLAHPEAEWIWWVDSDAAFTDMDFKLPLERYREYNLVVHGWANLIYETKDPSWVGLNAGVFLIRNCQWSMDMMEEWASMGPQTPAYEEWGQRLRSTFKDKLFPESDDQSGLIYLMLKGKKRWAERIYLEREYYFEGYWVEIVGTLERMGERYEEMERRVGVLRRRHAEKVSEHYGEAYLERRPFITHFTGCQPCSGDHNQMYSGESCWQGMERALNFADNQVLRSFGFVHTHLLNSSSVSPRPF; via the coding sequence ATGGCGTCTCCACCCACGGACCAACTTCCACTTCGTACAGCAGCAACGACAGTGTTGACGGCTAAGCCCCAATTTCGCAACAAATCCTCCTCCATTCTTACCGACGGGATTGTTTTCATCGGAGGATCCATTGCAGCGGTGCTACTCGTCTGGGCTCTCTGGTCTTTCGTAGACCATCCCGGCCCTAGTAACTTTTCTACGTCAGTCACCGAGACAAAGACCACAACCACGCCCTCGGAGGTCTCCACCGCGAAGGATGATTGCGCTGTTAACCTACGCCATGACCCACCAACTCCCAATTTTTACGACGATCCCAACCTCAGCTACTCTGTTGGCCGTGGGGAACCCATGAAGAACTGGAACGATAAACGGCGAGAGTGGCTGAAGCAACACCCATCGTTCGCTGCCGGAGTGGAGGATCGTATCCTGCTAGTGACGGGTTCGCAGCCGTCGCCATGCCGAAACCCGATAGGTGACCACTTGCTGCTGaggttcttcaagaacaaggtAGACTACTGCAGGATACACGGGTACGACATCTTCTACAACAACGCGCTTCTCCACCCGGAGATGAGGTCCTTCTGGGCGAAGATACCGGTGGTGAAGGCGGCGATGTTGGCTCATCCGGAGGCAGAGTGGATATGGTGGGTGGACTCGGACGCGGCGTTCACGGACATGGACTTCAAGCTTCCGCTAGAAAGGTACAGAGAGTACAACCTGGTGGTCCATGGATGGGCCAACTTGATATACGAGACCAAGGATCCGAGCTGGGTGGGCCTGAACGCTGGAGTGTTCCTTATCAGGAACTGCCAATGGTCGATGGACATGATGGAGGAGTGGGCCTCCATGGGCCCACAGACACCAGCCTACGAGGAGTGGGGCCAGAGGCTTAGGTCCACCTTCAAGGACAAACTGTTCCCGGAGTCGGACGACCAGTCGGGTCTGATCTACCTAATGCTGAAAGGGAAGAAGCGTTGGGCGGAGCGGATCTACCTGGAGAGAGAGTACTACTTCGAGGGTTATTGGGTGGAGATCGTGGGGACACTGGAGCGCATGGGAGAGCGGTACGAGGAGATGGAGAGAAGAGTGGGGGTGTTGAGGAGGCGACATGCTGAGAAGGTGAGCGAGCACTACGGGGAGGCGTACCTGGAGAGGCGACCCTTCATCACGCACTTCACCGGGTGTCAACCCTGTAGTGGTGACCACAACCAGATGTACTCAGGGGAGAGCTGCTGGCAGGGGATGGAGAGGGCACTCAACTTCGCCGACAATCAGGTGCTTCGCAGCTTTGGCTTCGTGCACACTCACCTGCTGAATTCCTCTTCCGTGTCACCTCGGCCGTTTTGA